AGGCTGCGCATCAGCAGCATCAACTTGAACAGGCGAAGGTTGCCTTGCAGGGCATTGAGCAGCGCCTGTTTCTGCTCGAAGGTGCGCCGGTTCGTGCTACTGCCCCACCAAGCGCGGCACCGGTCAGCGAGCCATTGGTCGAACCTGTCAAAGTCGTTGAAGAGGCTCCGGCCCCGGAACTGGTCTGGGAACTGCCGGCCGAACTCGAACCGACATCCGCTGTAGCCAACCAAACCAGCCAACCCTTGCCGGACGATGTCTGGCGTCTGGACGCCGTCACGCCCGAACCTGAACCACAACGCACCGCCGAACCCCGTGGCCCGAGCCTTATCGAGCGCGGGATCAGCGCCGCGCGCAACTGGCTGTTCGGCGGCAACACGGTGTTGCGGGTCGGCGTGGTGCTGTTGTTTTTCGGTCTGGCCTTTCTGCTGCGCTACGCCACTGAAGGCATGGTGGTGCCGATCGAATTGCGTTATGCCGGGGTCGCGGCTGCGGCGCTGGGCTTGCTGGCATTGGGCTGGTGGCTGCGGCACCGCAACAACAGCTATGCGTTGATGCTGCAAGGCACCGGCATCGCGGTGTTGTACCTGACGGTGTTTGCGGCGATGCGTCTGCATCCGCTGCTTGATCCGTCTGCCGCGTTGGGATTGCTGGTGGCGGTGACGGTGTTCTCGGCGATTCTGGCGATTACCCAGGATTCCCTGGCGCTGGCGTGTGTCGCCGCGCTGGGCGGGTTTGCCGCACCGATCCTGACGTCTACCGGCGCCGGCAACCATGTCGCGCTGTTCAGTTATTTCGCTTTGCTTAACGCCGGCATTCTCACCATCGCGTGGTTCAAGGCCTGGCGGCTGCTCAACCTGATCGGCTTCGTCGGCACCTTCGGTATCGGCTTCGCCTGGGGCCTGCGCTCTTACGCGCCGGAGCTTTTGTGGAGCACCGAGCCGTTCCTGATTCTGTTCTTCCTGATGTATCTCGCCATCGGCCTGCTGTTTGCCCGGCGGAAACTGCTTGATATGCCCGATGCCCCGGCGGATGGCGATCGTGAAGCGCTGCTGAAATGGTCGGCGCGCAAGGGCGATTATGTCGACGGCACGATGCTGTTTGGCCCGCCGATTATCGGCTTCGGTTTGCAGTTTGCCTTGGTCCAGCATCTGGAATTTGCCGCGGCGTTCAGCGCCCTCGCGCTGGGCATGATCTACATGGGCCTGGCCAAGGTGTTGATGGGCGGGCGCGCTGTGTTGCTGGGCGAAACCTGTCTGGCGCTGGGGGTGATTTTCGCCAGTCTGGCGATTCCGCTGGGTCTCGATGCGCGCTGGACTTCGGCAGCCTGGGCCGTCGAAGGTGCGGGGATTTTCTGGCTCGGTTTGCGTCAGCATCGACCGTTTGCCCGGGCCTTTGCCTTGCTCCTGCAATCGGGTTCGGCGCTGGCGTTCATCAGTCAATTGAATGTCGGCGAAAGCAGCTTGCTCGATGGCGCTCCGCTGGGCGCGCTGATGCTCGGCATGGCGTTGCTGTTCAGTTTCTACCAACTGCGTCAGGCCTCGCCGGAACAAGTGTCGCCGTGGGAGCGTCAGGCCTTGCCGGTTTTGGCGTGTCTGGGCCTGACCTTCCTTTATCTGCTGGCGCCGTTGTTCTTCTTCGTCCAAGGCACCGCGATCAGTTGGGCGCTGGCCGGTCTGGCGACGTTGTTTGTCGGCCTGCGCCTGCAATCGCGGACCTTCCTGTTTACCGCGTTTGCTGTGCAACTGCTGGGTGGCGCGTTGTTCCTGCTGCGGCTGCAAGGCGCGAGCGAGGATTCGGCGGCGGTGTTCAGCGCCGGCTGGAGCGGTTTGCTGAGCGCGTCCCTGATCGGTCTGGCATTGATCGCTGGCATGCTGATGGCCGCTCGTGACGAGATGGTGCGCGGCGATGTGCGTCTGTTGCGCGGCTTGTCCGTGGTGCTGCTGGCCGGTCTGGTGCTGATCAATCTGGCGGTGTTGTTTGTCCTGCCTTGGCAGACCGCGAGCGCGGTGTGGGCGGCCAGTGGTTTGCTGATCATCTGGTTGAGCCTGTACCTCAAGCAGCGCGTGAGTTTTGTCTTCGGTCTGCTGTTGCAG
The sequence above is drawn from the Pseudomonas sp. FP2196 genome and encodes:
- a CDS encoding DUF2339 domain-containing protein encodes the protein MQWMFMLIGLVLGWLLDESFSAALLGALLGLAIGQALRIARLGSQAAHQQHQLEQAKVALQGIEQRLFLLEGAPVRATAPPSAAPVSEPLVEPVKVVEEAPAPELVWELPAELEPTSAVANQTSQPLPDDVWRLDAVTPEPEPQRTAEPRGPSLIERGISAARNWLFGGNTVLRVGVVLLFFGLAFLLRYATEGMVVPIELRYAGVAAAALGLLALGWWLRHRNNSYALMLQGTGIAVLYLTVFAAMRLHPLLDPSAALGLLVAVTVFSAILAITQDSLALACVAALGGFAAPILTSTGAGNHVALFSYFALLNAGILTIAWFKAWRLLNLIGFVGTFGIGFAWGLRSYAPELLWSTEPFLILFFLMYLAIGLLFARRKLLDMPDAPADGDREALLKWSARKGDYVDGTMLFGPPIIGFGLQFALVQHLEFAAAFSALALGMIYMGLAKVLMGGRAVLLGETCLALGVIFASLAIPLGLDARWTSAAWAVEGAGIFWLGLRQHRPFARAFALLLQSGSALAFISQLNVGESSLLDGAPLGALMLGMALLFSFYQLRQASPEQVSPWERQALPVLACLGLTFLYLLAPLFFFVQGTAISWALAGLATLFVGLRLQSRTFLFTAFAVQLLGGALFLLRLQGASEDSAAVFSAGWSGLLSASLIGLALIAGMLMAARDEMVRGDVRLLRGLSVVLLAGLVLINLAVLFVLPWQTASAVWAASGLLIIWLSLYLKQRVSFVFGLLLQVIGGAAFLLAGPELLGPLSSEGLKPFAHGGFWTPLVLGLAAMIGAWRLQLGNHASAFDALSLQRLSEVLLVWGAGWWALAWVSEVLRFAPLNLQGTLLLLVAALSVALWTLLSLRFKWPALGLLCTLLIPAAGLVLLAAWHSRYHPAADFGWLAWAAVFAVHFFSLRRLAPMLPARALSAAHVLGCWLLIGVLALELRYGLLLLSEQYNAWRWLGWAILPSLYLLLAAAPRNWPWPVATFAREYRLYAAAPLAVLMLGWFWLANGVSDGNAEPLPYVPLLNPLELGLLFALFGVYVWSRSAVSQLSIRQDYADYATQLVAGVSLFAFGTALVTRAAHHWAGIPFELDQLLASMLVQAGLSIVWTLMALGLMIGGHLRHRREVWLIGAALIALVVAKLIFVELSNRGGLARIVSFIGVGVLLLVVGYFAPLPPKRGEAEPAADKPAPDTEGVSS